The Merismopedia glauca CCAP 1448/3 genome segment TCAATCAAGAATTCGAGAGATTTCCCGCACACTGGCGCGCTCAAATCGAATTAGCCGACATAGTAGGTGTTTCTCCGGTATCTTGCTATGAAATTGCCCTGGCAAACTCTAGAGGACGTTTAGAATTACCGTGTAGTGCTAAAGAATGGTTTCAAGAAGCTTTAGCACCATCAGATCTCACCTTGTTGCCGATAACGGGTAATATTGCAGACCGTGCGGTTAACTTATCACCAATTCATAAAGATCCATTTGATCGCTTAATTATGGCAACAGCACTAGAATATGAAGCTAAATTAGCCAGTGTTGATGGCATATTCCCTTCATATCCCGAACTTGAAGGTGTTTTAATGAAATAAATGGCTCCTCTTCATAAA includes the following:
- a CDS encoding type II toxin-antitoxin system VapC family toxin; translated protein: MSEIIVLDTHIWFWFINQEFERFPAHWRAQIELADIVGVSPVSCYEIALANSRGRLELPCSAKEWFQEALAPSDLTLLPITGNIADRAVNLSPIHKDPFDRLIMATALEYEAKLASVDGIFPSYPELEGVLMK